A single Anatilimnocola floriformis DNA region contains:
- a CDS encoding HEPN domain-containing protein, with protein MATYEGRKLHPNYWFNKSSDLHGAAAVLWTAMNNDDTTLRAECALDPSYRFKVALPLPFRMLCGMSIELLLKAIIVAHSQEPGMTHGLSSLARAAGVKFADSQLPLLEILSQTIVWDGRYPVPTPKNQQSFEKLSTLKSKYLRDRKTIGKMQFLVANAALDWTSYNQIRSVALQKFYSTAPVAEAS; from the coding sequence ATGGCGACTTACGAAGGGCGAAAACTGCATCCGAACTACTGGTTCAACAAGTCCTCGGACCTGCATGGTGCAGCTGCCGTCTTGTGGACAGCGATGAACAACGACGACACGACACTACGCGCCGAGTGTGCCCTGGACCCCAGTTATCGGTTCAAGGTTGCACTTCCATTGCCGTTTCGAATGCTGTGCGGGATGTCGATCGAGCTTTTGCTCAAGGCAATCATTGTCGCGCACAGTCAAGAGCCAGGCATGACGCATGGGCTTTCATCGTTGGCAAGGGCAGCCGGCGTTAAGTTTGCGGATTCACAACTTCCTTTACTTGAAATCCTGTCCCAGACAATCGTTTGGGACGGCCGCTATCCAGTTCCAACGCCCAAGAACCAGCAGTCGTTCGAAAAACTGAGCACACTCAAATCGAAGTATCTGCGTGACCGGAAAACCATCGGAAAAATGCAGTTCCTAGTCGCCAATGCAGCACTTGATTGGACCTCCTATAACCAGATCCGATCAGTTGCTTTGCAAAAGTTTTACTCAACTGCTCCGGTCGCCGAAGCGAGTTAG
- a CDS encoding DUF1559 family PulG-like putative transporter — MKSNRLAFTLVELLVVIAIIGLLVGLLLPAVQAARESARRIQCQNNLRQVGIATLNFENARVGLPPRRQTVTPFQGWGTFILPYLEQTSISNMYDLNKNFYDAANAPLIRVKLPVFVCTSAPSTNREITVIDQMNNSTGAIGAAGDYFAANSVDAVWWPAAQKAAAADTAECPALADNARRRLAEITDGTSSTLLVAEMAGRPDNWIKGRRADSNAALQWPNWWGPWASYQSSIYRTWSADGLTVNGGACTVNCNNSWGIYSFHPSGANVLFVDGSVHMLAIGLDREIFASIVTESGGEIIPGGAF; from the coding sequence ATGAAGTCAAACCGCCTGGCGTTTACGTTGGTGGAGTTGCTGGTCGTTATCGCCATTATCGGCTTGCTCGTCGGTTTGCTATTACCAGCGGTTCAAGCTGCCCGTGAATCGGCTCGTCGCATCCAGTGTCAGAACAATCTGAGGCAAGTCGGGATTGCGACGCTAAACTTCGAGAATGCCCGCGTCGGCTTACCGCCGCGGCGACAAACGGTCACTCCTTTTCAAGGCTGGGGCACTTTCATCCTGCCTTACTTGGAACAGACCTCCATCTCGAATATGTACGATCTGAACAAGAACTTTTACGACGCCGCCAACGCTCCACTGATTCGCGTGAAATTGCCTGTCTTTGTCTGCACCAGCGCGCCATCCACGAACCGCGAGATTACTGTCATCGACCAAATGAACAACTCTACGGGCGCGATCGGTGCCGCGGGCGATTACTTCGCTGCTAACAGCGTTGATGCTGTGTGGTGGCCCGCTGCGCAAAAAGCAGCGGCTGCCGACACGGCTGAATGTCCTGCCTTGGCTGATAACGCTCGCCGGCGCTTGGCAGAAATCACCGATGGCACGTCGTCGACGTTGCTGGTCGCCGAGATGGCAGGCCGACCAGACAATTGGATCAAGGGACGCAGAGCCGACAGCAATGCGGCACTGCAGTGGCCCAACTGGTGGGGACCGTGGGCATCGTATCAGTCGTCGATCTATCGAACCTGGAGCGCCGACGGTTTGACGGTGAACGGCGGCGCCTGCACAGTTAACTGCAACAACTCCTGGGGTATTTATTCGTTTCATCCGAGCGGAGCAAACGTGCTCTTCGTAGACGGCTCCGTTCATATGCTGGCAATTGGACTTGATCGAGAAATCTTCGCTTCGATCGTGACCGAGAGTGGCGGCGAGATCATTCCGGGCGGGGCCTTCTAA
- a CDS encoding H-X9-DG-CTERM domain-containing protein — MSTGHGRGDGRDCAVNCNNFYGIYGFHEKGANVLMCDGSVRFIGLKLNGLTLARLTNRDDGQLLADDDIAGE; from the coding sequence ATGTCCACAGGCCATGGACGTGGCGATGGCCGCGATTGCGCTGTGAATTGCAACAACTTCTACGGCATCTACGGCTTCCACGAGAAGGGTGCCAACGTGCTGATGTGCGACGGCTCCGTCCGTTTCATCGGTTTGAAACTGAACGGTCTCACGCTTGCCCGGTTAACGAATCGCGATGACGGGCAACTGCTGGCTGATGATGACATTGCCGGCGAGTGA
- a CDS encoding prenyltransferase/squalene oxidase repeat-containing protein, which yields MITAVLLILTVGQVHSEAAASFLRTTQQPNGGFISDQLKAGETAKPNLRTTRTAVRAFRLLGKEIPHREKVGAFLLACYDEKSGGFASEPGGKPDPISTSVGLMIAQELKLPTEKYLQRGLKFMDEQTQGFEQIRMVASSLEEFQVTVPSATKWVREMEAKKRANGSFGEGPAAARQTALFGVAIQRLGGNVEREATLRILRSGQRADGGFGNDSPDPSDLESCYRILRLFHRLEALPERIHDLRGFIARCKKNDGGYGRTTSEPSSLHGTYYATIITSWLDELEQADANSTRRRWQFEDVPLGELPKHWTCANSLPALSARWEVFEREGVTGLVQSSSSGAYKQFHVCLSDYRCINVDVRVRLKSISGELDQGGGVVWRYADPKNYYIARWNPLEDNFRVYKVVDGVRSQLDSAKVPHRVDWQTLRIVTYGRNIRGYLDDKLLLEAEDDQFAQAGLIGLWTKSDAVTQFDDLQVVAAFKGNVEELATPSTK from the coding sequence ATGATTACTGCCGTACTGTTGATCCTCACTGTTGGCCAAGTCCACTCGGAAGCAGCGGCATCGTTTCTGCGAACTACGCAGCAGCCAAACGGCGGTTTCATTTCCGACCAGCTGAAGGCCGGCGAAACCGCCAAACCCAACCTTCGCACCACCCGTACCGCTGTGCGAGCATTTCGCTTGCTCGGTAAGGAAATACCCCATCGCGAGAAAGTCGGCGCCTTTCTGCTGGCCTGTTATGACGAAAAGTCGGGCGGTTTTGCCTCCGAACCGGGCGGCAAGCCGGATCCAATCAGCACCTCTGTTGGCCTGATGATCGCGCAAGAGTTGAAGCTTCCAACCGAGAAATACTTGCAGCGCGGGCTGAAGTTCATGGATGAGCAAACGCAAGGATTTGAACAGATTCGCATGGTCGCTTCGTCGTTGGAGGAGTTTCAGGTCACAGTTCCCAGCGCGACCAAATGGGTACGCGAGATGGAAGCCAAGAAACGCGCCAATGGCTCGTTTGGAGAAGGCCCGGCCGCGGCGCGACAAACCGCTCTATTCGGAGTCGCCATTCAGCGGCTGGGAGGCAATGTCGAGCGAGAAGCCACCTTGCGGATCCTACGTTCTGGTCAGCGCGCCGACGGCGGTTTCGGCAACGATTCGCCAGATCCTTCTGACCTGGAATCCTGTTATCGAATATTGCGGTTGTTCCATCGTTTGGAAGCACTGCCGGAACGCATCCACGATCTGCGCGGTTTTATCGCACGCTGCAAAAAAAACGATGGTGGCTATGGACGGACGACGAGTGAACCTTCGTCCCTGCACGGCACTTATTACGCCACGATAATCACCTCGTGGCTCGATGAACTGGAACAAGCCGACGCAAATTCAACCCGCCGCCGCTGGCAATTTGAAGATGTACCACTTGGTGAGCTGCCGAAACATTGGACTTGCGCCAATTCGTTGCCGGCCCTGTCAGCCAGGTGGGAAGTATTTGAGCGCGAGGGCGTGACAGGCCTCGTGCAGAGCTCTAGTTCCGGAGCCTACAAGCAATTCCATGTATGCTTGTCCGATTATCGCTGCATCAATGTCGATGTCCGCGTTCGGCTCAAGTCGATTTCTGGCGAACTTGATCAAGGAGGCGGCGTCGTCTGGAGATATGCCGATCCAAAGAATTACTACATCGCCCGCTGGAACCCACTGGAAGACAATTTTCGAGTTTACAAAGTGGTCGACGGAGTCCGCTCGCAATTGGATTCCGCCAAAGTGCCCCATCGCGTGGACTGGCAGACCCTCCGCATCGTAACCTACGGCCGTAATATCCGCGGCTACCTGGATGACAAGCTCTTGCTCGAAGCCGAAGATGATCAATTCGCTCAGGCTGGCTTGATCGGCTTGTGGACAAAATCAGATGCCGTCACCCAGTTTGACGACCTGCAGGTAGTCGCAGCATTCAAGGGAAACGTCGAAGAGTTGGCGACGCCGTCAACAAAGTGA
- a CDS encoding helix-turn-helix domain-containing protein: MNSTHDEVVERLARIEQALNLLLRQAPKEWYTTAEVAELLQKAEFTVREWCRLGRVNAAKRRGGRGTAKEWIISHDELQRIRNEGLLVDRFQYRHRA, encoded by the coding sequence ATGAATAGCACCCATGACGAAGTAGTCGAGCGTTTGGCCAGAATTGAGCAGGCGCTAAACTTACTTCTCCGCCAGGCTCCAAAGGAGTGGTACACGACAGCGGAAGTGGCGGAACTACTTCAGAAAGCAGAATTTACAGTCCGGGAATGGTGCCGACTTGGCCGAGTCAATGCAGCGAAGCGACGTGGCGGCCGAGGAACTGCAAAGGAATGGATTATCTCGCACGACGAGTTGCAGCGAATTCGCAACGAGGGCCTGTTAGTCGATCGTTTCCAATATCGACATCGTGCTTAA
- a CDS encoding ParB/RepB/Spo0J family partition protein yields the protein MKYEHSQLQVITTKGNVRKSISALAIAELAASLKQHGQQVAIICYRHGEWLIVIDGHCRLEAAKQLGWERMHVCILDAEPTPRQLKIAQLNVNCRRQEVNAVDLYQSYSELVADGMSPTELAASLGVQAAKVTGILALGKLSPEQRELVRSGKIPLSTAYAAARLPESERDACLQKVANGELTRDEVQAKAKRKKPGSSVAGLRRVNCALPNAVVTVSAESGLDLSSLIDTLDDLIRRCRKARSQGWDISTAMRVLRDSAKPAALASHS from the coding sequence ATGAAGTACGAGCACTCGCAATTGCAAGTAATCACGACCAAAGGCAATGTGAGAAAAAGCATCTCCGCGCTCGCGATCGCGGAACTCGCTGCCTCACTCAAGCAGCACGGGCAGCAGGTGGCGATTATCTGCTACCGGCATGGTGAATGGCTGATCGTCATTGATGGCCATTGTCGTCTGGAAGCTGCCAAGCAACTTGGCTGGGAGCGGATGCATGTTTGCATATTGGACGCCGAACCGACGCCACGGCAGCTCAAGATCGCTCAGCTGAACGTCAATTGCAGGCGGCAAGAGGTCAATGCCGTTGATCTTTATCAGAGCTATTCCGAGTTGGTTGCCGACGGAATGTCGCCGACAGAACTGGCTGCGTCGCTCGGCGTGCAAGCTGCAAAGGTGACGGGCATCTTGGCATTAGGCAAGCTGAGCCCCGAGCAACGCGAGCTGGTGCGCTCCGGAAAGATTCCGTTATCAACAGCGTACGCGGCAGCACGCCTGCCCGAATCGGAACGCGACGCCTGCCTTCAAAAAGTCGCGAATGGGGAGCTCACGCGCGACGAGGTCCAAGCGAAGGCAAAGCGCAAGAAGCCTGGTTCGTCAGTCGCAGGACTGCGTCGGGTGAATTGCGCCTTGCCGAACGCCGTCGTGACGGTCTCGGCAGAATCGGGCCTCGACTTGTCGTCTCTGATCGACACGCTCGATGACCTAATTCGCAGATGCCGCAAGGCACGGTCGCAGGGCTGGGATATTTCAACCGCAATGCGGGTGCTGCGCGATAGCGCTAAGCCTGCTGCACTCGCTTCACACTCGTAA
- a CDS encoding type IV secretory system conjugative DNA transfer family protein yields MYRLARLLFVLSLATLAFNVAVLCILMGPCALLLVAASVALILAKSQWGRLTTLGSAQWATREHLEAAGMLKASSGPVLGRVDPLPFGSVINRFLSAHCDSETAFDDLWIALRRKPAPILRLPRAVHTVYFAPSGVGKGVSCVVPFLMTSPDSCVVIDFKGENALLTAAHRAREFGHKIVVLDPFQVATKESDTFNQLDFIDPQSPYALDECNALAKALVVRTGEEKEPHWNDSAELWIAAFIAVVVYFGDRDRTRSLQTVREMLCDPDRMQLALKLMRESDVWSGMLARMGGQLAHFEARERSSTLTTVSRHLRFLDTQTIAVSTGTSTFDPRELSRGKATVYLILPPDHMRAQSALLRMWISSLFRAVIRDGLGEHRKVHFVLDEAASLGALECVEDAIDKLRGYGVRLHLFYQSMGQLQKCFPAGQSQTLLSNCSQVYFGVNDNQTAEYVSTRLGEQTIIVESGGTSSGTSWQSSSGSQASESSSGSRNTSHNWSQTARKLLKPEEVMALPQRAAITFTPGVPPIISTLIRYFEEPSLGKRTSWLQTKWNASTTLFASAAWLSLMVVVALMLCEAANSQQSQQPAQVPVQHQPVQRWPGGPGGGVQPTWQRR; encoded by the coding sequence ATGTACCGGCTTGCTCGATTGCTGTTTGTCTTGAGCTTGGCGACGTTGGCATTCAACGTGGCTGTCCTTTGCATCCTGATGGGACCCTGCGCTTTGCTCCTCGTCGCAGCATCGGTGGCGCTGATATTGGCAAAGAGCCAGTGGGGGCGGCTCACAACACTTGGCTCTGCGCAATGGGCAACGCGGGAGCACCTCGAAGCAGCCGGGATGTTGAAGGCCAGCTCGGGTCCAGTGCTCGGTCGTGTCGACCCGCTGCCATTCGGGAGTGTCATCAATCGCTTTCTGTCAGCACACTGCGATTCAGAAACCGCTTTTGACGATCTCTGGATCGCATTGCGACGAAAACCTGCTCCGATCTTGCGTCTGCCGCGGGCAGTACACACCGTTTATTTCGCGCCTAGCGGTGTCGGAAAAGGCGTTAGCTGTGTTGTTCCATTCCTGATGACGTCGCCCGACTCTTGTGTGGTCATCGACTTCAAAGGGGAAAACGCACTGCTGACGGCCGCGCATCGAGCTCGCGAGTTTGGCCACAAGATTGTGGTGCTTGATCCCTTTCAGGTGGCAACCAAAGAATCCGACACATTCAATCAGTTGGACTTCATCGATCCGCAAAGTCCTTACGCACTCGATGAGTGCAACGCGCTCGCGAAAGCGCTTGTTGTCCGGACAGGCGAAGAGAAAGAACCGCACTGGAACGACAGCGCGGAATTGTGGATCGCCGCCTTTATCGCGGTCGTAGTCTACTTTGGCGACCGTGACCGGACGCGATCTCTGCAGACAGTTCGCGAAATGTTATGCGATCCGGACCGGATGCAACTCGCTCTGAAGCTAATGCGAGAGTCAGACGTGTGGAGCGGAATGTTGGCGCGCATGGGCGGTCAGCTTGCGCACTTCGAAGCCCGAGAAAGATCGTCGACCCTGACGACCGTCTCGCGGCATTTGCGGTTTTTGGATACGCAGACAATAGCGGTCAGCACGGGCACCAGCACCTTCGACCCGCGCGAGTTGAGCCGCGGAAAGGCGACCGTGTATCTGATCCTTCCGCCGGACCATATGCGGGCTCAATCCGCGCTCTTGCGGATGTGGATCAGTTCATTGTTCCGCGCGGTTATTCGCGATGGTCTCGGTGAGCATCGCAAGGTTCACTTTGTCCTCGACGAAGCCGCTTCACTCGGTGCCCTCGAATGCGTCGAAGATGCCATCGACAAATTGAGAGGCTACGGCGTTCGACTGCACCTCTTCTATCAGAGCATGGGGCAGCTGCAAAAGTGCTTTCCAGCAGGCCAATCACAGACGCTGTTGAGCAACTGTTCGCAAGTCTACTTCGGAGTCAACGACAATCAGACAGCAGAATATGTGAGCACTCGCCTCGGCGAACAAACCATCATTGTGGAATCCGGCGGTACGAGCAGCGGCACATCTTGGCAGTCTTCCTCGGGATCCCAGGCTTCAGAGAGCAGTAGTGGTTCTCGAAATACTAGCCACAACTGGTCGCAAACGGCTCGGAAGCTACTAAAGCCGGAAGAGGTTATGGCGCTGCCTCAACGTGCAGCCATTACCTTCACGCCCGGCGTTCCGCCAATCATCTCAACGCTCATTCGATACTTCGAAGAGCCCTCGCTCGGCAAACGCACATCTTGGCTGCAGACCAAGTGGAACGCTTCGACGACCTTATTTGCGAGCGCTGCCTGGCTTTCGCTGATGGTAGTCGTGGCGCTCATGCTTTGCGAGGCGGCCAATTCACAGCAATCGCAACAACCGGCACAGGTGCCGGTTCAGCATCAACCCGTGCAACGCTGGCCGGGAGGTCCGGGCGGCGGAGTTCAACCAACCTGGCAAAGGAGATAG
- a CDS encoding helix-turn-helix domain-containing protein codes for MTVLNGKLIQALRDAEGIKQKELAQRAQISLRSLQKAEAGMSVGADTHNAIATALRVRSASALADPKLTINNLRRLRNGGYVMADDAGTISLKAIPPMPAAGPALFAQLLADDEDLGPQYATFHTQAYRQYRVFQRGSSGPQDLLELLNRAGMPLNVAQGTVELIDWPTEHVSQLTAPQKTLWKFVTGIYPARKPYLDGQVWDYSSIKPAKDAEAFHWARRKIAKHWDKWFPIVGWSVIGERFMTHRDEVLLITWLELALVQWTREPGMHKQGLFTLAQAYADTLSPVRKKKK; via the coding sequence GTGACCGTTCTCAATGGCAAATTGATCCAGGCCCTACGCGACGCCGAAGGCATCAAGCAGAAAGAACTAGCGCAGCGCGCACAAATCAGCTTGCGCAGCCTTCAAAAGGCGGAAGCAGGCATGTCCGTGGGAGCCGACACGCACAATGCAATTGCCACTGCCTTACGCGTCCGATCAGCGAGCGCATTGGCCGATCCCAAGCTGACGATCAATAATCTGCGTCGGCTCAGGAATGGCGGTTACGTCATGGCTGACGACGCGGGCACGATTTCCCTCAAAGCGATCCCGCCGATGCCGGCCGCGGGGCCGGCACTCTTTGCGCAATTGCTTGCTGATGACGAGGACCTCGGACCCCAATATGCCACGTTCCATACTCAAGCTTATCGTCAGTACCGTGTCTTTCAGCGAGGATCGAGCGGCCCCCAGGACTTGTTGGAGTTACTGAACCGCGCTGGAATGCCGCTCAATGTGGCGCAAGGAACCGTAGAACTGATTGATTGGCCAACCGAACATGTATCCCAGCTGACTGCGCCACAAAAAACACTCTGGAAATTCGTCACGGGGATCTATCCCGCTCGAAAGCCTTACCTGGACGGACAGGTATGGGATTACAGCTCGATTAAGCCAGCAAAAGACGCCGAGGCGTTTCATTGGGCTCGGCGAAAGATTGCAAAGCATTGGGATAAATGGTTTCCCATCGTCGGCTGGAGTGTGATCGGTGAGCGATTCATGACGCACCGCGACGAAGTGCTATTGATCACATGGCTAGAGCTAGCATTGGTCCAATGGACGCGCGAACCGGGAATGCACAAACAAGGACTCTTCACCTTGGCACAAGCGTACGCTGATACGCTGTCGCCGGTGCGCAAGAAAAAAAAATAG
- a CDS encoding tyrosine-type recombinase/integrase: MTELLNVKNGKPSANLAIPPLIATAGDAAAIRFLEFFAASIRNRGTRKVYAQAIGRFFSWCESQSISLTSVKPLVVATYIEQLAFHLQSPTVKLHLAAIRSLFDYLVTGQIVPFNPAASVRGPKHVVRKGKTPVLIAADARILLDSIETDTLIGLRDRALIGTMVYSFARVSATVGMDVEDYFSQGRRMWFRLHEKGGKHHEVPAHHKAEEYLDAYLAAAMLEPNSPLFRTVSKSGALTSRRMHRTDSLRMVKRRALAAGLASNTCNHTFRATGITAYLTNGGLLEHAQQIAAHESPRSTKLYDRTSDAISLDEIERIIL; encoded by the coding sequence ATGACCGAGTTATTGAATGTTAAGAACGGGAAACCTTCGGCGAACTTGGCGATTCCGCCGCTGATCGCGACCGCCGGCGACGCCGCGGCCATTCGATTCCTGGAATTTTTCGCCGCCAGCATCCGCAATCGCGGCACGCGTAAGGTGTACGCCCAGGCCATCGGTCGTTTCTTCAGCTGGTGCGAGTCCCAGTCGATTTCTCTTACGTCGGTCAAGCCGCTCGTCGTGGCGACCTACATCGAGCAGCTTGCGTTTCACCTGCAGTCGCCGACGGTGAAGCTTCACCTAGCCGCCATTCGATCGCTTTTCGATTACCTCGTTACCGGACAAATCGTTCCTTTTAATCCGGCGGCTTCGGTCCGCGGTCCGAAGCACGTCGTACGCAAGGGAAAAACACCGGTACTGATTGCGGCCGATGCCCGCATCCTTCTCGATTCGATCGAAACTGACACCCTCATTGGCCTTCGCGACCGAGCTCTCATCGGGACGATGGTTTATAGTTTTGCCAGAGTCTCGGCAACGGTCGGAATGGATGTGGAAGACTATTTTTCGCAGGGGCGGCGAATGTGGTTTCGCCTGCACGAGAAAGGTGGCAAGCATCACGAAGTTCCTGCGCATCACAAGGCCGAAGAATACTTGGACGCCTATCTCGCGGCAGCAATGCTAGAACCCAACTCGCCGCTCTTCCGCACGGTCAGCAAATCGGGCGCGCTCACGTCTCGCCGGATGCATCGCACCGATTCCCTGCGAATGGTGAAGCGACGTGCATTGGCCGCCGGTTTGGCGTCCAACACGTGCAATCACACGTTTCGAGCAACAGGTATCACTGCATATCTGACCAATGGCGGTTTGCTAGAGCATGCTCAGCAGATTGCCGCCCACGAATCGCCGCGATCCACCAAGCTCTACGATCGTACGAGCGACGCGATCAGCCTGGATGAGATCGAACGAATCATCCTTTGA